The Sporocytophaga myxococcoides DSM 11118 genome window below encodes:
- a CDS encoding MBOAT family protein, with protein MIPSVYLNDLLSVAAILVITVLLGYVVSKSSNYKLSVCVAWFLLAVGMFLTERLTESFPPVLRMLCIILVTLFGMKTVVSVEYYKGRESKLTFIQWISFVAGWFGMRPNLFETLGAKPLQGVDELVKFGVKRITAGSCLIILSGYIYTNLTETFFQIFSTALALIGLSLILHFGILNISAGFWRSKGAATRALFKEPMRSVSLAEFWGKRWNLAFSEMTAIALYRPLKPKIGEKAATVTAFVFSGLLHEVAISVPVKAGYGLPLLYFFIQGILIIIERKLEYSGILKNKIVARSWVFAGLILPFPVLFHVWFLKGIIWPLISW; from the coding sequence ATGATCCCCTCAGTCTATCTTAATGACTTACTATCAGTTGCGGCAATACTTGTCATTACAGTCTTGTTAGGGTATGTTGTTTCTAAATCCTCCAATTATAAACTATCTGTTTGTGTAGCATGGTTTCTACTTGCAGTAGGAATGTTTTTGACTGAGAGGTTAACTGAATCATTTCCTCCAGTATTAAGGATGTTATGTATCATTCTTGTTACTTTATTTGGAATGAAGACTGTTGTTTCAGTTGAATATTATAAAGGAAGAGAAAGCAAACTTACTTTTATTCAATGGATATCTTTTGTTGCAGGTTGGTTTGGTATGAGACCAAACCTTTTTGAGACCCTTGGTGCGAAGCCTCTGCAAGGAGTGGATGAACTGGTTAAATTTGGTGTAAAGAGAATAACCGCCGGATCTTGCTTAATTATTTTATCTGGTTATATATATACAAATTTAACAGAAACATTCTTTCAGATATTTTCTACGGCTCTTGCACTTATTGGATTAAGTCTTATTCTTCATTTCGGAATATTGAATATAAGCGCAGGATTTTGGAGGTCAAAAGGTGCTGCTACAAGGGCTCTATTCAAAGAGCCCATGCGGTCTGTAAGCCTTGCTGAGTTTTGGGGAAAGCGTTGGAATCTCGCTTTCTCAGAAATGACAGCGATAGCATTGTATCGTCCGCTTAAGCCAAAAATAGGTGAGAAAGCAGCCACAGTAACAGCTTTTGTTTTTTCCGGTCTGTTGCATGAGGTTGCAATAAGCGTTCCTGTAAAGGCAGGATATGGGCTGCCCTTGTTATATTTTTTTATTCAAGGGATCCTTATCATAATTGAAAGGAAGCTGGAGTATAGTGGCATATTAAAGAATAAGATTGTAGCCAGAAGTTGGGTGTTTGCAGGACTAATATTACCATTCCCTGTATTATTTCATGTCTGGTTTCTTAAAGGTATTATCTGGCCTTTGATTAGCTGGTAA
- a CDS encoding TonB-dependent receptor produces MVSIKNPLRKAGAVILLGLISSKGIAQSDSLNTVSPPIETISNIEQADISFLSLEDLMNVNVTTGSLVKTKQFATPVSVTLITEADIKISGARNLLDLMEVYVPGFFWMDHPSESVKTGMRGITSDRNLKMLLLVNGVIVNDRGHKGAFSELTNWDLNDIDKIEIIRGPGSVTYGPGAIQGVISITTKRAANGNSTTVNANYVGAYNSKGISIHQNLDAGKVKVTLYGSIQGTEGAENKLFKVNDTKKYGYIGEVPGTITPNRYMADGNAPQLKLFADFDLSKGFKIYTRYNQVTNNSNFYEMYKPLSAVNPKATYNGTPTQSLLLKNQQYFAMLEKKIDFNKNFSLNTNLIYDNENNVSYRFQAPAYTAKTSDSVDMRFVKSVIDLDNLRHANYSYSEEQITGRVVGYYHSNNEKFQAALGGDIVKNTWRAPWGQNDNMLRMGDQKNILSDSLSSGAIGPDALATAGWIKAKDGIYVGNGWSTTTVSMYGEAKYSFSPLLTIIGSNRIDKDTYSKWLFSPRIAFISELNSKHNIRLVFLQSNRMNTASQMLLQHMAGVQSRPEKLKGTELIYTYIHNSKLIGDLSAFYSENEVLSWSSNLKSVLNTGKSNTGGLEASIGYTAKNVKVSINHSYVKLFGWDMSSEVTASGISYADFRQPVTYTDANKKTQTVYINGVGNNLSNYANNITKVIVNYSCFKDRLTIHADSRILWGYAGMKDGLKAYENAFDTVSAPIKTEITKLISDLKSRDMYGVDIKVNLSVSYKITPQISVMVFANNIFSSDKTRRYFYDSGLVSATAPSKIGYVAEPRFLGARMSYKF; encoded by the coding sequence ATGGTAAGTATTAAAAACCCATTGCGTAAGGCTGGGGCTGTAATTCTTTTGGGTCTGATCTCTTCAAAAGGTATAGCACAGTCCGATTCCTTAAACACAGTATCCCCTCCTATTGAAACCATTTCCAATATTGAACAAGCTGATATTTCATTTCTTTCACTGGAAGATCTTATGAATGTTAATGTGACTACAGGATCTCTTGTAAAAACAAAACAATTTGCAACACCTGTTAGCGTCACTTTAATAACTGAAGCAGATATCAAAATAAGTGGGGCAAGAAACTTACTTGACTTGATGGAAGTATATGTACCTGGTTTTTTCTGGATGGATCATCCATCAGAGTCAGTTAAAACCGGTATGCGTGGTATTACATCAGATAGGAACCTTAAGATGCTATTACTTGTGAATGGAGTCATTGTAAATGACAGAGGTCATAAGGGAGCATTTTCAGAACTTACAAACTGGGATTTGAATGACATTGATAAAATTGAGATAATAAGAGGTCCGGGATCCGTAACATACGGCCCAGGAGCTATCCAAGGGGTAATCAGCATTACAACCAAGAGAGCTGCAAATGGAAATTCTACCACAGTAAATGCGAACTATGTAGGTGCTTATAATTCTAAAGGAATAAGCATACATCAGAATTTAGATGCAGGAAAGGTAAAAGTAACTTTATATGGCAGCATACAAGGTACAGAAGGCGCTGAAAATAAACTTTTCAAAGTTAATGACACTAAAAAATATGGCTATATAGGTGAAGTCCCGGGAACAATAACACCGAATCGCTATATGGCTGATGGAAATGCTCCACAATTGAAATTATTCGCTGATTTTGATCTTTCAAAAGGCTTTAAAATTTACACCAGATATAATCAGGTAACGAACAACTCAAACTTCTATGAGATGTACAAGCCCTTATCAGCTGTGAACCCCAAAGCAACATATAACGGAACGCCAACACAAAGTTTGTTATTGAAAAATCAGCAATATTTTGCAATGCTTGAAAAAAAGATTGACTTCAATAAAAACTTCAGTCTGAATACTAACCTTATTTATGATAATGAAAATAATGTTAGTTATAGATTTCAGGCTCCTGCATATACTGCAAAAACATCCGATTCTGTAGATATGAGATTTGTTAAATCTGTTATAGATCTTGACAACTTGCGTCATGCAAATTATTCATATTCTGAGGAACAGATTACAGGAAGAGTTGTCGGTTACTATCATAGTAATAATGAAAAGTTCCAGGCTGCGCTAGGTGGAGATATCGTAAAGAATACCTGGAGAGCACCTTGGGGACAAAATGACAATATGCTCAGAATGGGTGACCAGAAAAACATTCTAAGTGATTCACTGTCTTCAGGAGCAATTGGCCCTGATGCCTTAGCTACTGCAGGATGGATCAAAGCAAAAGACGGTATTTATGTAGGAAATGGTTGGTCGACAACAACAGTCTCTATGTATGGGGAAGCAAAATACAGTTTTTCACCATTGCTTACTATTATTGGTTCCAATAGAATAGACAAAGATACTTATTCAAAATGGTTATTCTCGCCACGAATCGCATTCATCAGTGAATTGAACAGCAAACATAATATCAGACTAGTATTCCTGCAATCAAACAGAATGAATACTGCCTCTCAGATGTTATTGCAGCATATGGCAGGAGTTCAGTCAAGGCCTGAAAAGCTAAAAGGAACAGAACTGATTTATACCTACATTCATAATTCTAAGTTAATAGGTGATTTAAGTGCCTTCTATAGCGAGAACGAAGTATTAAGCTGGTCTTCAAACCTTAAAAGTGTGTTAAATACAGGCAAATCTAATACTGGTGGACTTGAAGCTTCGATTGGTTATACTGCTAAAAATGTTAAAGTTTCGATCAACCACAGCTATGTAAAACTATTTGGATGGGACATGTCGTCTGAAGTGACTGCCAGCGGTATCAGTTATGCTGATTTTAGGCAACCTGTAACATATACTGATGCCAACAAAAAAACTCAGACAGTCTACATTAATGGAGTTGGAAATAACTTAAGCAACTATGCTAACAATATTACCAAAGTCATTGTGAACTATTCATGCTTTAAAGATAGATTAACCATTCATGCAGATTCAAGAATACTCTGGGGATATGCAGGTATGAAAGATGGTCTGAAGGCATACGAAAATGCATTTGATACTGTAAGTGCTCCGATAAAAACGGAGATAACGAAACTGATAAGTGATCTGAAATCAAGAGATATGTATGGTGTTGACATCAAAGTAAATTTGTCAGTATCTTATAAAATCACCCCTCAAATTTCAGTAATGGTATTTGCAAATAATATTTTCAGCTCAGATAAGACAAGACGTTACTTCTATGATTCAGGACTTGTATCTGCTACAGCGCCTAGTAAAATTGGATATGTCGCTGAACCAAGATTTTTAGGAGCAAGAATGTCATATAAATTTTAA
- a CDS encoding ATP-binding response regulator, which produces MSRRLVVIIPFIYVIVMLFSLAKSFKEKYQSCTDESSKEEMIGVLLGFSFWLTLPIIAFFEIDINHLLLPILKFHNGSQVAEVISTNLGLLVMTVLFIRKSIKQSRAEYYMLLDSQKMLQELNYNLTLKVIERTRELEIANERRTNTFINLAHESKTPITLIRNYLEEYISKYGEAEELLIIKRSIEKLTRDINNFFDLEKIKRGDDIYFNDQICNVSEVLKNNIELYRSYANKKSIFLSSYIDDNLIVKADPEGIYRVLNNLVENAIKFSSLNGVIEVTLKQDGENLLFVVRDTGIGIHPELHEKIFEPYFKINSSHKNIQGIGIGLSIVKKIVESIGGVIRIESNPAIAAGTKMIIEIPILHQEHLGETISIECGEVYFNVDALYVPQVLYNADRPSIFIVEDNIALLNYLAKKLSEKYNVLVATNGKEAFDRLQAVTYVDLIISDVMMDGGDGFDLYRSILKQSNLNHIPFIFLTARDSSKSKIEGLSLGAVDYVQKPFLVEELVAKIDSILLNFEKQRIALINTAYKNLQKRNDIDVIKVDSQNKFEINCQRYNLTTREIEIINLIAKGATYKSIGELLFISDKTVAKHVRNIFEKVDVKKQVELLSKLEVST; this is translated from the coding sequence ATGTCAAGGAGACTAGTAGTGATAATTCCATTTATATATGTTATTGTTATGTTATTTTCTTTAGCTAAATCATTTAAAGAAAAATATCAGTCATGCACCGATGAGAGTAGTAAGGAGGAAATGATAGGAGTGCTTTTGGGGTTTAGTTTTTGGTTAACCCTTCCGATTATTGCATTTTTTGAAATTGATATAAATCATTTGTTGTTACCAATATTGAAATTTCATAATGGAAGCCAGGTTGCAGAAGTAATATCTACTAATCTCGGGCTTCTTGTGATGACTGTTCTTTTTATCAGGAAATCAATCAAACAATCGCGAGCAGAATATTACATGTTGTTAGATTCCCAAAAGATGCTTCAGGAGTTAAATTACAATTTAACATTAAAAGTAATAGAAAGAACAAGAGAGCTTGAAATTGCTAATGAAAGAAGAACAAATACATTTATCAACCTTGCTCATGAATCTAAAACGCCTATTACGCTTATAAGGAATTATCTTGAGGAATATATAAGCAAGTATGGAGAGGCTGAAGAATTATTAATTATTAAAAGAAGTATTGAAAAATTAACCAGAGATATTAATAATTTCTTTGACCTGGAGAAGATCAAGCGAGGAGATGATATTTATTTTAATGATCAGATTTGTAATGTTAGTGAGGTACTTAAAAATAATATAGAACTCTATAGGTCATATGCTAATAAAAAAAGTATTTTTCTTTCTTCTTATATTGATGATAATCTAATAGTGAAAGCTGATCCCGAGGGGATCTATCGAGTACTAAATAATTTAGTTGAAAATGCGATTAAGTTTTCATCTTTAAATGGTGTAATAGAAGTTACTCTAAAGCAGGATGGTGAAAATCTTTTGTTTGTTGTTAGAGATACTGGGATTGGTATCCATCCTGAGCTTCACGAAAAAATATTTGAACCTTATTTTAAAATAAATTCAAGTCATAAGAATATTCAGGGAATAGGTATCGGTCTTTCGATAGTAAAGAAGATTGTCGAAAGTATTGGCGGTGTGATAAGAATAGAAAGTAATCCGGCTATAGCTGCCGGAACTAAAATGATTATTGAAATTCCAATCTTACATCAGGAGCATTTAGGGGAGACAATAAGTATAGAATGTGGAGAGGTATATTTTAATGTAGATGCTTTATACGTTCCACAAGTTCTATATAATGCAGACAGGCCAAGTATCTTTATCGTTGAGGATAATATTGCACTACTTAATTACCTGGCAAAAAAGTTGAGTGAAAAATATAATGTATTAGTTGCCACTAACGGTAAGGAAGCATTTGATAGGTTGCAGGCCGTAACTTATGTAGATCTTATAATATCAGATGTAATGATGGATGGTGGAGATGGTTTTGATCTATATAGATCCATATTGAAACAAAGTAATCTGAATCATATTCCTTTTATTTTTCTTACAGCAAGAGATTCTTCAAAGTCAAAGATCGAAGGGCTTTCACTAGGGGCTGTTGATTATGTTCAAAAGCCATTCCTTGTCGAGGAGCTTGTTGCAAAAATAGATTCAATTTTATTGAACTTTGAAAAGCAGAGAATTGCATTAATAAATACTGCTTATAAAAACCTGCAGAAAAGAAATGACATAGATGTTATTAAAGTAGATAGCCAGAATAAATTTGAAATAAATTGCCAGAGGTACAACCTTACTACAAGAGAAATTGAAATTATAAACCTTATTGCCAAAGGTGCTACCTACAAAAGTATCGGTGAGCTTTTGTTTATTTCTGATAAGACTGTCGCCAAACATGTTAGAAATATTTTTGAGAAAGTTGATGTAAAGAAACAGGTAGAATTATTAAGCAAACTTGAGGTGTCGACTTAG
- a CDS encoding DUF6268 family outer membrane beta-barrel protein, with protein MKLATYILFFLFIYSGNVLSQPYIDIINLKYQNFLPVQYTNDDHKLGVNENYLNLNIPIPLKNKDVILAGGTFDQLRFSSSHGNKDLYALNLQLGYLKYWKNARWKTFFVVLPKISSDQLRINQGSFQQGGLLLFTYVKSPDLQFKFGSYYNKEFFGNFFMPLLGLEWKPSPRINIFGVLPGYMIIEYKASSKFYSGISYQCLTASYRLHDSEEYAYVRNGDKFWGQMQLKLFANFYFRKHIVVYGEFGHSLCRKYEVYNKNSQRIGHPILHKTKDGFIFNLGLALRFRQDTPSLNKQK; from the coding sequence ATGAAGTTAGCAACCTATATTTTATTTTTTTTGTTTATATATTCAGGAAATGTCCTGAGTCAGCCATATATTGATATAATTAACTTGAAATATCAGAACTTTCTTCCAGTTCAATATACCAATGATGATCATAAACTTGGCGTTAATGAGAACTATTTGAATTTAAATATTCCCATTCCTTTAAAAAATAAAGATGTAATACTTGCGGGTGGGACATTTGATCAATTAAGGTTTAGTTCTTCTCATGGAAACAAAGATCTTTATGCATTGAATCTTCAATTAGGCTATTTAAAGTATTGGAAGAATGCCAGGTGGAAAACATTTTTTGTTGTTTTGCCCAAAATCAGTTCAGACCAATTAAGAATAAATCAAGGATCATTTCAACAGGGGGGATTATTGCTTTTTACATATGTAAAAAGTCCTGATCTGCAATTCAAATTTGGGAGTTATTATAACAAAGAATTTTTCGGTAACTTTTTTATGCCTTTACTTGGATTGGAGTGGAAACCTTCACCAAGGATAAATATTTTTGGTGTTTTGCCAGGTTATATGATTATTGAGTATAAGGCAAGTTCAAAATTTTATTCCGGGATTTCTTATCAATGTCTTACGGCTAGTTATAGGCTCCACGATAGCGAAGAGTATGCATATGTAAGAAATGGCGATAAATTCTGGGGGCAAATGCAATTAAAGCTTTTTGCCAACTTCTATTTTAGAAAACATATTGTTGTTTATGGAGAGTTTGGCCATTCTCTTTGCAGGAAATATGAAGTTTATAACAAAAATAGTCAGAGAATAGGACACCCGATTTTACATAAAACCAAAGACGGCTTCATTTTTAATCTGGGGCTGGCGCTTAGGTTCCGTCAAGATACTCCTTCTTTAAATAAGCAAAAATGA
- the chrA gene encoding chromate efflux transporter, protein MKSTRLKEVCYVFLKLGFIGFGGPAAHIAMMEEEIVNKRKWMSREHFLDLIGATNLIPGPNSTEMSMHCGHERAGLPGLFLGGICFIFPAALIMGVFAWLYTDYGSIPEVKPFLYGIKPAVIAIIINAIFKLGKTALKNWQLGLIGTGVIIASMAGINEIYALLCAGILAVIWFSGREWVTPQGLSSFSPFVLSAIPVEKNITPAELFWIFIKIGGTLFGSGYVLVAYLQAEFVDKTGWLTQEQLLDAVALGQFTPGPLFTTATFIGYQMNSLPGAIIATVGIFLPSFFFVLVLNPFVPKLRRSRIMGYFLDGVNIGAIGVMLAVTFQLGRNILIDFNGWIIAIASLIVVFGFKKLNATWIILGGAVAGYLFHLINI, encoded by the coding sequence ATGAAGTCAACGAGATTAAAGGAAGTTTGTTATGTGTTTCTGAAGTTAGGTTTTATAGGGTTTGGAGGGCCAGCTGCACATATTGCGATGATGGAAGAAGAAATCGTAAACAAAAGAAAATGGATGAGCAGAGAGCATTTTCTTGATCTCATAGGTGCAACCAATCTGATTCCTGGCCCAAACTCAACTGAAATGAGCATGCATTGTGGTCACGAGCGAGCTGGCTTGCCAGGCTTGTTTCTTGGGGGAATATGTTTCATTTTTCCTGCAGCTCTTATAATGGGTGTATTTGCCTGGCTTTACACAGATTATGGGAGTATACCAGAGGTTAAACCTTTTCTCTATGGTATTAAACCTGCTGTTATAGCAATCATCATTAATGCGATCTTTAAACTCGGAAAAACAGCTTTAAAAAACTGGCAACTTGGTCTTATTGGAACTGGAGTAATCATAGCTTCAATGGCAGGTATTAATGAAATATATGCATTATTATGTGCGGGCATTCTCGCTGTTATTTGGTTCTCGGGAAGAGAGTGGGTAACGCCCCAAGGACTCTCTTCTTTTAGTCCATTTGTCCTTTCTGCTATACCTGTAGAAAAAAATATCACTCCTGCAGAGTTATTCTGGATTTTTATAAAAATCGGAGGAACACTGTTTGGCAGTGGATATGTGCTGGTAGCTTACCTTCAAGCAGAATTTGTAGATAAGACAGGTTGGCTGACTCAGGAACAATTACTGGATGCTGTAGCCCTTGGACAATTTACTCCCGGCCCTTTGTTTACAACCGCTACATTTATCGGATATCAAATGAATAGTTTACCTGGAGCTATTATTGCTACTGTAGGAATTTTTCTTCCTTCATTTTTCTTTGTTCTTGTATTAAATCCTTTTGTTCCAAAATTGAGAAGATCCAGGATAATGGGATATTTCCTGGATGGTGTGAATATTGGGGCTATTGGAGTGATGCTGGCGGTTACCTTTCAGCTTGGTAGAAATATTCTCATTGACTTCAATGGATGGATTATTGCTATTGCTTCTCTGATTGTAGTATTTGGATTCAAGAAACTCAATGCTACCTGGATTATTTTAGGAGGAGCTGTAGCGGGATATCTTTTTCATTTGATTAACATATGA
- a CDS encoding GNAT family N-acetyltransferase, translated as MIIAKIEDKSLVVDILTASFDQNKSVNYVIKQDGQRKERIRKLMEYCFESCFQNGTVYLSKDRNACALILFPEQEKVSLKSIVNDLRLAFSCIGPERLLKVLSRESKVKSNYPKQSIFYLRFIGVHPDFQRKGIGSSLIIDIINEAKILKKPIYLETSMEENVKFYKNMGFELFNELHLPHQLFLFRINND; from the coding sequence ATGATAATAGCTAAGATTGAAGATAAGTCTCTTGTGGTGGATATATTAACCGCATCATTTGACCAGAATAAAAGCGTTAATTATGTTATAAAACAGGATGGGCAGAGGAAGGAAAGAATCCGAAAGCTGATGGAATATTGTTTTGAAAGCTGTTTTCAAAATGGAACAGTATATCTGTCAAAAGATCGCAATGCCTGCGCTCTTATATTATTTCCGGAGCAAGAGAAGGTTTCATTGAAGTCTATAGTGAATGACCTTAGATTAGCATTCTCTTGCATAGGCCCGGAAAGGCTTCTAAAAGTTCTGTCCAGAGAATCTAAGGTTAAAAGTAATTATCCCAAACAGTCTATTTTTTATTTGAGGTTTATTGGTGTTCATCCGGATTTTCAGAGAAAAGGAATAGGCAGCTCATTGATTATAGATATAATAAATGAAGCAAAGATATTGAAGAAGCCAATCTATTTAGAAACCTCGATGGAAGAAAATGTAAAGTTTTATAAAAACATGGGTTTTGAATTGTTTAATGAACTACACTTACCGCATCAATTATTTTTATTCAGAATAAATAATGATTAA